The genomic segment CGGGTTCTGATTCCGGAGGCGGCGCCGGCATGCAGGCGGATTTAAAAACTTTCCATGCATTCGGCTGTTACGGAATGTCTGTTCTGACGGCAGTCACGGCGCAAAATACTCGAGGCGTTCAGGGTGTGGAGAATCTGCCGCCTGAATTCGTGGCGCTGCAATTGGAATCTGTGGTTAAAGATATCGGAGTTGATGCAGCAAAAACCGGCATGCTTTCCAACGCTGAGATTATCCAAGCGCTTTCAAAAACAATTGAACAATTCGATATTCCGCACTTAGTTGTTGATCCAGTGATGCGTTCAAAAGGTGGGGATCCGCTCCTTCGAGATGATGCTCAACAAGCCTTAATTGAAGAAATTATACCGCTTGCGGAATTAATAACGCCTAATATTCCCGAAGCAGAGGTGCTGGCCGGACGACCCATCAAAACCAAAGACGATATGCGGGAAGCAGCAAAAGTGATTTATAATCAAGGCGCAAAAAATGTATTAGTAAAGGGTGGGCATCGGGAGGAAGATGCCGTCGATGTTTTATTTGACGGCAGTGAATTTACAGATTATTTTGCCGAGCGAATCGAGAGCAAAAATACCCACGGCACCGGCTGTACATATTCTGCCGCCATTGCGGCAAATTTGGCTCTGGGACATGAATTAAAAAAAGCTATTTTGATTTCAAAGAAATATATCACTAGGGCTATTCGTACCAACTTTGACATCGGCCACGGAATAGGGCCGCTGAATCATTTTGTTAAAATTGATTAAATATTTTTTCCCCTCAAATCACTCGTCTCTTTATTTCCAACATTATTTGACCAGTTAATAAAATGAAGATAAGTGTTACTGAAATTGCTCTTGTCGGAGTTTTCTCAGCGCTGGCTGTTGCGGGAGC from the candidate division KSB1 bacterium genome contains:
- the thiD gene encoding bifunctional hydroxymethylpyrimidine kinase/phosphomethylpyrimidine kinase; the encoded protein is MKRLLTIAGSDSGGGAGMQADLKTFHAFGCYGMSVLTAVTAQNTRGVQGVENLPPEFVALQLESVVKDIGVDAAKTGMLSNAEIIQALSKTIEQFDIPHLVVDPVMRSKGGDPLLRDDAQQALIEEIIPLAELITPNIPEAEVLAGRPIKTKDDMREAAKVIYNQGAKNVLVKGGHREEDAVDVLFDGSEFTDYFAERIESKNTHGTGCTYSAAIAANLALGHELKKAILISKKYITRAIRTNFDIGHGIGPLNHFVKID